A part of Diprion similis isolate iyDipSimi1 chromosome 12, iyDipSimi1.1, whole genome shotgun sequence genomic DNA contains:
- the LOC124413567 gene encoding beta-TrCP isoform X2: protein MINMETDKVIEDPNTYSQFPMTILYDPARKKEPPTGVSAQYSQERETCMKLFERWSEPEQVHFVEQLLARMCHYQHGHINAYLKPMLQRDFISLLPKKGLDHVAESILSYLDADSLCAAEMVCKEWYRVISEGMLWKKLIERKVRTDSLWRGLAERRGWIQYLFKPRPGVSHPNHAFYRTLFPKIIKDIDSIENNWRMGRHNLQRINCRSENSKGVYCLQYDEQKIVSGLRDNTIKIWDRNTLQCMKVLTGHTGSVLCLQYDDKAIISGSSDSTVRVWDANTGEMLNTLIHHCEAVLHLRFNNGMMVTCSKDRSIAVWDMTSQTEITLRRVLVGHRAAVNVVDFDEKYIVSASGDRTIKVWNSSTCEFVRTLIGHKRGIACLQYKDRLVVSGSSDNTIRLWDIECGACLRVLEGHEELVRCIRFDSKRIVSGAYDGKIKVWDLVSALDPRTPASTLCLRTLVHTGRVFRLQFDEFQIVSSSHDDTILIWDFLNFNPPEGTPANGNTSINTLMVNQSRTTRSPSPFQ from the exons TTTCCAATGACGATACTCTACGATCCAGCACGCAAGAAAGAACCGCCGACTGGTGTTTCTGCGCAGTATAGCCAGGAGCGAGAAACTtgtatgaaattatttgaaagatGGAGCGAACCGGAGCAAGTGCATTTCGTCGAGCAGCTGCTAGCAAGAATGTGCCACTATCAGCACGGCCACATAAATGCTTACCTAAAGCCGATGCTACAGAGAGACTTCATATCCCTTCTACCGA AAAAAGGCTTGGACCATGTAGCGGAGAGCATTCTCTCGTATTTGGATGCAGACTCTTTGTGCGCCGCCGAAATGGTCTGCAAGGAATGGTACAGAGTAATAAGCGAAGGGATGCTGTGGAAGAAGCTGATCGAACGAAAAGTTAGGACCGACTCACTGTGGAGAGGCCTGGCGGAAAGGAGAGGCTG gaTTCAGTATTTATTCAAGCCAAGACCGGGTGTGAGTCATCCGAATCATGCGTTCTACAGAACTCTATTTCCGAAAATAATCAAGGATATAGACAGTATAGAAAACAATTGGCGGATGGGTAGGCACAATCTGCAGAGAATAAATTGTCGCAGTGAAAATTCGAAGGGTGTCTATTGCCTGCAGTACGACGAACAGAAAATAGTATCAGGCTTGAGAGATAACACGATAAAAATATGGGACCGGAACACACTGCAGTGCATGAAGGTTCTCACAGGACACACCGGATCGGTTCTTTGCCTCCAGTATGACGACAAAGCTATTATATCTGGATCGTCGGATAGCACTGTTAGAGTATGGGATGCTAATACAGGGGAAATGCTCAACACACTTATTCATCACTGCGAAGCCGTTCTACACTTACGGTTCAACAATGGAATGATGGTTACATGTTCGAAG gaCCGATCAATCGCAGTGTGGGACATGACTTCGCAAACGGAAATAACATTGCGCCGCGTGTTAGTGGGTCACAGAGCAGCCGTGAATGTTGTAGATTTTGACGAGAAGTACATAGTGTCGGCGAGTGGCGATAGAACTATTAAAGTGTGGAACTCGTCCACATGTGAGTTTGTGCGAACATTAATTGGACACAAGCGTGGTATAGCGTGTTTGCAATATAAGGATCGCCTAGTAGTCAGTGGTAGCAGCGATAACACTATTAGACTATGGGACATTGAGTGTGGTGCGTGTTTGCGTGTTCTCGAGGGTCATGAGGAGCTGGTGCGATGTATCAGGTTCGACAGTAAACGGATCGTCAGTGGGGCTTATGACGG aaaaatcaaagtctGGGATCTCGTCTCAGCTCTCGACCCCCGAACACCGGCGAGCACCCTCTGCTTGCGTACTTTGGTG CACACCGGACGCGTTTTCCGCCTTCAGTTTGACGAGTTCCAGATTGTTTCGTCATCTCATGACGATACTATCCTCATTTGGGACTTCCTTAACTTCAACCCTCCGGAAGGGACACCGGCCAATGGCAACACATCGATAAATACGTTAATGGTTAATCAATCACGAACCACCAGATCTCCCTCAC CATTTCAGTGA
- the LOC124413567 gene encoding beta-TrCP isoform X1 produces MINMETDKVIEDPNTYSQFPMTILYDPARKKEPPTGVSAQYSQERETCMKLFERWSEPEQVHFVEQLLARMCHYQHGHINAYLKPMLQRDFISLLPKKGLDHVAESILSYLDADSLCAAEMVCKEWYRVISEGMLWKKLIERKVRTDSLWRGLAERRGWIQYLFKPRPGVSHPNHAFYRTLFPKIIKDIDSIENNWRMGRHNLQRINCRSENSKGVYCLQYDEQKIVSGLRDNTIKIWDRNTLQCMKVLTGHTGSVLCLQYDDKAIISGSSDSTVRVWDANTGEMLNTLIHHCEAVLHLRFNNGMMVTCSKDRSIAVWDMTSQTEITLRRVLVGHRAAVNVVDFDEKYIVSASGDRTIKVWNSSTCEFVRTLIGHKRGIACLQYKDRLVVSGSSDNTIRLWDIECGACLRVLEGHEELVRCIRFDSKRIVSGAYDGKIKVWDLVSALDPRTPASTLCLRTLVEHTGRVFRLQFDEFQIVSSSHDDTILIWDFLNFNPPEGTPANGNTSINTLMVNQSRTTRSPSPFQ; encoded by the exons TTTCCAATGACGATACTCTACGATCCAGCACGCAAGAAAGAACCGCCGACTGGTGTTTCTGCGCAGTATAGCCAGGAGCGAGAAACTtgtatgaaattatttgaaagatGGAGCGAACCGGAGCAAGTGCATTTCGTCGAGCAGCTGCTAGCAAGAATGTGCCACTATCAGCACGGCCACATAAATGCTTACCTAAAGCCGATGCTACAGAGAGACTTCATATCCCTTCTACCGA AAAAAGGCTTGGACCATGTAGCGGAGAGCATTCTCTCGTATTTGGATGCAGACTCTTTGTGCGCCGCCGAAATGGTCTGCAAGGAATGGTACAGAGTAATAAGCGAAGGGATGCTGTGGAAGAAGCTGATCGAACGAAAAGTTAGGACCGACTCACTGTGGAGAGGCCTGGCGGAAAGGAGAGGCTG gaTTCAGTATTTATTCAAGCCAAGACCGGGTGTGAGTCATCCGAATCATGCGTTCTACAGAACTCTATTTCCGAAAATAATCAAGGATATAGACAGTATAGAAAACAATTGGCGGATGGGTAGGCACAATCTGCAGAGAATAAATTGTCGCAGTGAAAATTCGAAGGGTGTCTATTGCCTGCAGTACGACGAACAGAAAATAGTATCAGGCTTGAGAGATAACACGATAAAAATATGGGACCGGAACACACTGCAGTGCATGAAGGTTCTCACAGGACACACCGGATCGGTTCTTTGCCTCCAGTATGACGACAAAGCTATTATATCTGGATCGTCGGATAGCACTGTTAGAGTATGGGATGCTAATACAGGGGAAATGCTCAACACACTTATTCATCACTGCGAAGCCGTTCTACACTTACGGTTCAACAATGGAATGATGGTTACATGTTCGAAG gaCCGATCAATCGCAGTGTGGGACATGACTTCGCAAACGGAAATAACATTGCGCCGCGTGTTAGTGGGTCACAGAGCAGCCGTGAATGTTGTAGATTTTGACGAGAAGTACATAGTGTCGGCGAGTGGCGATAGAACTATTAAAGTGTGGAACTCGTCCACATGTGAGTTTGTGCGAACATTAATTGGACACAAGCGTGGTATAGCGTGTTTGCAATATAAGGATCGCCTAGTAGTCAGTGGTAGCAGCGATAACACTATTAGACTATGGGACATTGAGTGTGGTGCGTGTTTGCGTGTTCTCGAGGGTCATGAGGAGCTGGTGCGATGTATCAGGTTCGACAGTAAACGGATCGTCAGTGGGGCTTATGACGG aaaaatcaaagtctGGGATCTCGTCTCAGCTCTCGACCCCCGAACACCGGCGAGCACCCTCTGCTTGCGTACTTTGGTG GAGCACACCGGACGCGTTTTCCGCCTTCAGTTTGACGAGTTCCAGATTGTTTCGTCATCTCATGACGATACTATCCTCATTTGGGACTTCCTTAACTTCAACCCTCCGGAAGGGACACCGGCCAATGGCAACACATCGATAAATACGTTAATGGTTAATCAATCACGAACCACCAGATCTCCCTCAC CATTTCAGTGA
- the LOC124413567 gene encoding beta-TrCP isoform X3, with product MTILYDPARKKEPPTGVSAQYSQERETCMKLFERWSEPEQVHFVEQLLARMCHYQHGHINAYLKPMLQRDFISLLPKKGLDHVAESILSYLDADSLCAAEMVCKEWYRVISEGMLWKKLIERKVRTDSLWRGLAERRGWIQYLFKPRPGVSHPNHAFYRTLFPKIIKDIDSIENNWRMGRHNLQRINCRSENSKGVYCLQYDEQKIVSGLRDNTIKIWDRNTLQCMKVLTGHTGSVLCLQYDDKAIISGSSDSTVRVWDANTGEMLNTLIHHCEAVLHLRFNNGMMVTCSKDRSIAVWDMTSQTEITLRRVLVGHRAAVNVVDFDEKYIVSASGDRTIKVWNSSTCEFVRTLIGHKRGIACLQYKDRLVVSGSSDNTIRLWDIECGACLRVLEGHEELVRCIRFDSKRIVSGAYDGKIKVWDLVSALDPRTPASTLCLRTLVEHTGRVFRLQFDEFQIVSSSHDDTILIWDFLNFNPPEGTPANGNTSINTLMVNQSRTTRSPSPFQ from the exons ATGACGATACTCTACGATCCAGCACGCAAGAAAGAACCGCCGACTGGTGTTTCTGCGCAGTATAGCCAGGAGCGAGAAACTtgtatgaaattatttgaaagatGGAGCGAACCGGAGCAAGTGCATTTCGTCGAGCAGCTGCTAGCAAGAATGTGCCACTATCAGCACGGCCACATAAATGCTTACCTAAAGCCGATGCTACAGAGAGACTTCATATCCCTTCTACCGA AAAAAGGCTTGGACCATGTAGCGGAGAGCATTCTCTCGTATTTGGATGCAGACTCTTTGTGCGCCGCCGAAATGGTCTGCAAGGAATGGTACAGAGTAATAAGCGAAGGGATGCTGTGGAAGAAGCTGATCGAACGAAAAGTTAGGACCGACTCACTGTGGAGAGGCCTGGCGGAAAGGAGAGGCTG gaTTCAGTATTTATTCAAGCCAAGACCGGGTGTGAGTCATCCGAATCATGCGTTCTACAGAACTCTATTTCCGAAAATAATCAAGGATATAGACAGTATAGAAAACAATTGGCGGATGGGTAGGCACAATCTGCAGAGAATAAATTGTCGCAGTGAAAATTCGAAGGGTGTCTATTGCCTGCAGTACGACGAACAGAAAATAGTATCAGGCTTGAGAGATAACACGATAAAAATATGGGACCGGAACACACTGCAGTGCATGAAGGTTCTCACAGGACACACCGGATCGGTTCTTTGCCTCCAGTATGACGACAAAGCTATTATATCTGGATCGTCGGATAGCACTGTTAGAGTATGGGATGCTAATACAGGGGAAATGCTCAACACACTTATTCATCACTGCGAAGCCGTTCTACACTTACGGTTCAACAATGGAATGATGGTTACATGTTCGAAG gaCCGATCAATCGCAGTGTGGGACATGACTTCGCAAACGGAAATAACATTGCGCCGCGTGTTAGTGGGTCACAGAGCAGCCGTGAATGTTGTAGATTTTGACGAGAAGTACATAGTGTCGGCGAGTGGCGATAGAACTATTAAAGTGTGGAACTCGTCCACATGTGAGTTTGTGCGAACATTAATTGGACACAAGCGTGGTATAGCGTGTTTGCAATATAAGGATCGCCTAGTAGTCAGTGGTAGCAGCGATAACACTATTAGACTATGGGACATTGAGTGTGGTGCGTGTTTGCGTGTTCTCGAGGGTCATGAGGAGCTGGTGCGATGTATCAGGTTCGACAGTAAACGGATCGTCAGTGGGGCTTATGACGG aaaaatcaaagtctGGGATCTCGTCTCAGCTCTCGACCCCCGAACACCGGCGAGCACCCTCTGCTTGCGTACTTTGGTG GAGCACACCGGACGCGTTTTCCGCCTTCAGTTTGACGAGTTCCAGATTGTTTCGTCATCTCATGACGATACTATCCTCATTTGGGACTTCCTTAACTTCAACCCTCCGGAAGGGACACCGGCCAATGGCAACACATCGATAAATACGTTAATGGTTAATCAATCACGAACCACCAGATCTCCCTCAC CATTTCAGTGA